The Fictibacillus arsenicus genome contains a region encoding:
- the ypeB gene encoding germination protein YpeB: MIRTILIALLFVAVAGTGYWGYTEHQEKNAVLLQAENNYQRAFHDLNFHVDALHDKIGETLAMNSRNQLSPALAQVWRLTSEANNDVGQLPLALLPFNKTEEFLAKMGEFSYRTAVRDLDKNPLSDKEYKTLKDLYANATEIQNELRRTESLAQKNNLRWMDVEMALATNKTQEDNTIIDGFKTVDKNVEGYSEVNFGSEVSNMMKMKNRDLSQLKGKKITKEDAKKIAIEFFDLKKNVKITVEKSGKDAKYDAYSLTLYNPDTKGTTYMDITQKGGYPLYVLYDRSVGKPKISLNDAMFQAEDFLKKHMESKMEMVSSDQYDNIAVFTYARLEDDVRIYPEVVTVKVALDNGDIMGYEGTDFLLAHQDRRIPEFKITEKEARTNLNPKFEVKEVSKALIRNDINEEVFCYEFLGVLGNETYQVFINAENGNEEEVKKLKEAEPSYNEI, translated from the coding sequence ATGATACGCACAATCCTTATTGCACTGTTGTTCGTTGCTGTAGCAGGGACAGGATATTGGGGCTATACAGAGCACCAAGAAAAGAATGCTGTTCTTCTGCAGGCGGAAAATAACTATCAGCGGGCTTTCCATGATCTGAACTTCCATGTTGATGCACTTCACGACAAGATTGGAGAAACGCTGGCTATGAACTCCAGAAACCAGCTTTCACCTGCATTAGCTCAAGTTTGGAGATTAACATCTGAAGCTAATAATGATGTAGGACAGCTCCCATTAGCGCTGCTTCCTTTTAATAAAACAGAAGAATTCTTAGCTAAAATGGGAGAATTCAGTTACAGAACAGCAGTTCGAGATTTAGATAAAAATCCATTATCTGATAAAGAATATAAGACTTTGAAGGACTTGTACGCTAACGCAACAGAAATTCAGAATGAACTGCGCAGAACAGAATCATTGGCTCAAAAGAACAATCTCCGCTGGATGGATGTAGAGATGGCGTTAGCAACAAATAAAACGCAGGAAGATAATACGATAATCGATGGTTTTAAAACAGTAGATAAGAATGTTGAAGGATATTCAGAAGTGAATTTCGGTTCTGAAGTATCTAACATGATGAAGATGAAAAACCGTGATCTAAGTCAGTTAAAAGGGAAAAAGATTACGAAAGAAGATGCTAAAAAGATTGCTATCGAGTTTTTCGATCTTAAGAAAAACGTAAAGATAACAGTTGAAAAATCAGGTAAAGATGCGAAATACGATGCTTATTCACTGACACTTTACAACCCAGATACTAAAGGTACAACTTATATGGACATTACACAGAAAGGCGGTTACCCGCTTTACGTGCTCTATGACCGCAGTGTAGGCAAGCCGAAAATATCACTGAATGATGCCATGTTCCAGGCTGAAGACTTCTTAAAAAAGCACATGGAGAGCAAGATGGAAATGGTATCGAGTGATCAATATGACAATATTGCTGTATTCACCTATGCAAGGCTTGAAGACGATGTGCGAATCTATCCAGAAGTGGTTACTGTAAAAGTCGCCCTCGATAACGGTGATATTATGGGTTATGAAGGGACTGACTTCCTGTTGGCTCATCAGGATAGACGAATTCCAGAATTCAAAATTACGGAGAAAGAAGCAAGAACAAATCTGAATCCGAAGTTTGAAGTAAAAGAAGTAAGCAAAGCATTGATAAGAAATGATATTAATGAAGAGGTTTTCTGCTATGAATTCCTAGGGGTACTTGGAAATGAAACCTATCAAGTTTTCATCAATGCAGAGAATGGAAACGAAGAAGAAGTTAAAAAGCTGAAAGAAGCAGAACCTTCTTATAATGAGATCTAA
- the sleB gene encoding spore cortex-lytic enzyme, whose product MKRNSAYIKGAFFAIALCFGLFAGFGQNNAHAFSNQVIQKGATGDDVVELQSRLQYLGFYTGNIDGVFGWRTYWALRNFQYEFGMDIDGLAGAKAKQKLVKASKYDKAWVTKQINSGNKFSYYGGVPKSKQTKSGGAKGGAAKKGTAQGGAGGGKATAKPAQVKPAKNIPDGYSQNDISLMANAVYGEARGEPYIGQVAVAAVIINRVEDSQFPKTVSGVIFEPGAFTAVADGQIYLTPNKQAKKAVMDALNGWDPTGEAIYYFNPDTATSGWIWGRPQIKKIGKHIFCN is encoded by the coding sequence ATGAAAAGAAATTCAGCTTACATAAAGGGAGCATTTTTTGCAATCGCCCTTTGTTTTGGGTTATTTGCTGGATTTGGTCAAAACAATGCACATGCGTTTTCGAACCAAGTCATACAAAAAGGAGCAACTGGAGACGATGTAGTAGAACTTCAATCCCGTCTTCAATATCTAGGCTTTTACACAGGAAACATTGACGGTGTTTTTGGATGGAGAACCTATTGGGCATTACGAAACTTTCAATATGAATTTGGTATGGATATAGACGGCTTAGCGGGAGCTAAAGCAAAGCAAAAACTTGTGAAAGCTTCAAAGTATGACAAAGCCTGGGTGACAAAGCAAATTAATTCAGGAAATAAATTTTCATACTATGGAGGAGTTCCAAAGAGCAAACAGACGAAAAGCGGAGGTGCTAAAGGCGGAGCAGCTAAAAAAGGCACTGCACAAGGCGGAGCGGGCGGAGGAAAAGCTACAGCTAAGCCGGCACAAGTAAAACCTGCGAAAAATATTCCAGATGGATACTCACAGAATGATATTAGTTTGATGGCCAATGCTGTATACGGTGAAGCAAGGGGCGAGCCTTATATCGGACAGGTAGCAGTTGCTGCCGTAATTATTAACCGTGTGGAGGATTCTCAATTTCCTAAAACAGTCTCAGGTGTAATATTTGAACCAGGTGCTTTTACGGCAGTTGCGGACGGACAGATTTACTTAACCCCGAATAAGCAGGCGAAAAAAGCTGTTATGGATGCATTAAATGGTTGGGATCCAACGGGTGAAGCCATATATTACTTTAACCCTGATACAGCAACTTCAGGCTGGATCTGGGGACGTCCTCAAATCAAGAAAATCGGAAAGCACATTTTTTGTAACTAA
- the prsW gene encoding glutamic-type intramembrane protease PrsW: MLAVISAAVAPAIALLSFFYLKDKYETEPLSLVVKVYIFGVLLVFPVTVLQFGFKEEMNVPLFADAFLVSGALEEFLKWFLVFYGAYLHEEFNEPYDGIVYATALSLGFASLENIFYLYTFGIEEALIRALLPVSGHALFGVIMGFYLGKGKFSSGKKQVIYLSLSLIIPVLLHGTFNFLLLSSTKYIFFYMFPFMIFLWWFALRKVRIANSSLNPYRNADAKTGI; this comes from the coding sequence ATGCTAGCTGTAATTTCTGCAGCGGTGGCTCCGGCTATTGCTCTATTATCATTTTTTTACCTTAAGGATAAATATGAAACTGAACCTTTATCGTTAGTAGTAAAGGTCTATATATTTGGAGTTCTTCTCGTATTTCCTGTAACGGTCCTGCAATTTGGATTTAAGGAAGAGATGAACGTTCCTTTATTTGCTGATGCCTTTTTAGTCAGCGGAGCTCTTGAGGAATTTTTAAAGTGGTTCTTAGTTTTTTATGGTGCGTACCTTCATGAAGAATTTAATGAACCATATGATGGAATTGTATATGCAACTGCATTATCACTCGGCTTTGCATCATTGGAAAACATTTTTTATCTGTATACGTTCGGGATCGAAGAAGCATTGATCCGTGCCCTTCTTCCAGTAAGTGGGCACGCATTGTTTGGTGTTATCATGGGCTTTTATCTAGGGAAAGGGAAATTTTCATCCGGAAAGAAACAAGTCATTTATTTAAGTCTTTCACTAATAATCCCTGTTCTTCTTCATGGAACATTTAATTTCTTGCTTCTATCAAGCACCAAGTATATCTTCTTCTATATGTTCCCGTTCATGATTTTCTTATGGTGGTTCGCCTTAAGAAAAGTAAGGATTGCTAATTCATCATTAAATCCATATCGAAACGCAGATGCTAAGACTGGTATTTAA
- a CDS encoding asparaginase, with the protein MKKILLIHTGGTIAMEENKNTGGVNTKETHPLEATISELSDIAEIVVKNYVNLPSPHITPFHMLELASFIKEQTEADRYDGLVITHGTDTLEETAYVLDLILETPIPVIVTGAMRSSNEHGSDGPYNLISSVRVACEHQSLGKGVLVVFNDEIHAAKNVTKTHTSNIATFQSPQYGPIGIVTKRGVLFHHTPLRSSQFQVKHFSKNVILLKAYAGMDGELINAASKSADGVVIEALGQGNLPPATVPAIKELISRQIPVVLVSRCFNGIAQDIYSYEGGGKHLKELGVIFSNGLNGQKARLKLMIALEITNSAEKLQQLFLE; encoded by the coding sequence TTGAAAAAAATATTATTGATTCATACAGGCGGAACAATAGCAATGGAAGAGAATAAGAACACAGGCGGTGTCAATACGAAAGAGACACATCCACTTGAAGCCACAATCTCAGAACTGTCTGATATAGCCGAAATCGTGGTAAAGAACTACGTTAACCTGCCTTCTCCTCATATTACCCCTTTTCACATGCTTGAACTTGCTTCGTTTATTAAGGAGCAGACAGAAGCAGATCGATATGATGGGCTAGTAATCACACATGGTACAGATACTTTGGAAGAGACAGCTTACGTTCTTGACCTGATTTTAGAAACTCCGATTCCTGTCATCGTTACTGGGGCAATGAGATCCAGCAACGAACACGGCTCTGATGGACCTTATAATCTCATTTCGTCTGTAAGAGTTGCCTGCGAGCATCAATCATTAGGCAAAGGTGTTCTGGTCGTATTTAATGATGAAATCCACGCTGCTAAAAACGTGACAAAGACGCATACAAGCAACATCGCTACTTTTCAAAGCCCGCAGTATGGACCAATTGGAATCGTTACAAAAAGAGGAGTACTCTTTCATCATACCCCTCTCCGTTCAAGCCAGTTTCAAGTAAAACATTTTTCTAAAAACGTCATATTATTAAAAGCTTATGCAGGAATGGATGGAGAATTGATAAATGCTGCATCAAAATCTGCTGACGGTGTTGTGATCGAAGCACTCGGGCAGGGTAATTTGCCTCCTGCTACTGTTCCCGCAATTAAAGAGCTTATCTCACGGCAGATACCTGTTGTACTCGTTTCCAGATGCTTCAATGGAATTGCACAGGACATTTATTCCTATGAAGGCGGCGGCAAACATTTGAAAGAGCTCGGTGTCATCTTTTCTAATGGTTTGAACGGACAAAAAGCTCGTCTTAAACTTATGATCGCACTGGAAATTACTAATTCTGCTGAAAAGCTGCAGCAGCTGTTTCTTGAGTAA
- a CDS encoding YpdA family putative bacillithiol disulfide reductase — protein MTFFWSGEEVKIDVCIIGGGPCGLAAAVALQKKGITYCVIEKGNVVNTIYKYPTHQTFFSSSEKLEIGDFPFVHEQRKPNRIHALTYYREVVKRNKLNIHTFMRAESVVKNNNGAFTIAAVNRKNEEIQYEAKYVIIATGYYDNPNMMNIKGEDLPHVHHYFKEGHPYYDLDVAVIGGKNSAIDAALELEKAGARPHVFYRGSGYSQSIKPWVLPEFEACEKAGTIKMTFNACVKAITEEGIFVDIKDEEKYFPFHAVFAMTGYHPDHDFISKMGVNIDSKTGRPYYSEETMETNVEGLFIAGVIAAGNNANEIFIENGRFHGEMVANTILDREKSR, from the coding sequence ATGACGTTTTTTTGGAGTGGTGAAGAAGTGAAGATAGATGTTTGCATAATTGGAGGCGGTCCATGCGGCTTAGCAGCTGCAGTGGCATTGCAGAAGAAAGGCATAACCTATTGTGTGATAGAAAAGGGAAATGTGGTTAATACGATTTATAAGTATCCTACACATCAAACCTTTTTTAGTTCGAGCGAAAAGCTGGAAATAGGGGATTTCCCCTTTGTTCATGAACAGCGAAAACCTAACAGAATTCATGCGTTAACTTATTATAGAGAAGTGGTTAAACGGAATAAGCTTAATATTCATACTTTTATGAGGGCAGAATCTGTAGTTAAGAATAACAATGGTGCGTTTACGATAGCTGCCGTTAATCGGAAAAATGAGGAAATTCAATATGAAGCAAAATATGTAATTATTGCAACTGGCTACTATGATAATCCTAATATGATGAACATTAAGGGAGAAGACTTGCCTCATGTTCATCATTATTTTAAAGAAGGTCACCCATACTATGATTTGGATGTTGCAGTAATTGGGGGTAAAAATTCTGCGATCGATGCCGCTTTGGAGCTGGAGAAAGCAGGAGCACGCCCTCACGTTTTTTATAGAGGCAGTGGGTATTCTCAAAGTATAAAACCCTGGGTGCTTCCAGAATTTGAAGCGTGCGAAAAAGCAGGAACCATAAAAATGACTTTTAACGCTTGTGTCAAAGCGATTACTGAAGAAGGAATCTTTGTTGATATAAAGGATGAAGAAAAATATTTCCCTTTTCATGCTGTGTTTGCTATGACCGGTTATCATCCAGATCACGATTTTATTTCAAAGATGGGTGTAAACATTGATTCTAAAACAGGACGTCCTTATTATTCTGAGGAAACCATGGAAACAAATGTGGAAGGATTATTCATAGCAGGTGTAATCGCAGCAGGAAACAATGCTAATGAGATCTTTATAGAAAATGGAAGATTTCATGGAGAAATGGTAGCTAATACGATTCTAGATAGAGAAAAAAGCCGATAA
- a CDS encoding Glu/Leu/Phe/Val family dehydrogenase: MTAQNTTDQKSDNHHENDNVLKSTQSVIADALDKLGYSSEVFELLKEPIRMLTVRIPVKMDDGSTTIFTGYRAQHNDAVGPTKGGVRFHPNVSETEVKALSIWMSLKAGIVDLPYGGGKGGIICDPRTMSFRELERLSRGYVRAISQLVGPTKDIPAPDVFTNSQIMAWMMDEYSRIREFDSPGFITGKPLVLGGSHGRETATAKGVTICIREAAAKKGIQLEGARVVVQGFGNAGSFLAKFMHDAGAKVIAISDAYGGLHDPEGLDIDYLLERRDSFGTVTKLFKDTITNQELLELDCDILVPAAIENQITEKNANQIKATIVVEAANGPTTLEATRILSERGVLLVPDVLASAGGVTVSYFEWVQNNQGYYWTEEEVEEKLEKVMVKSFDTVYTTAMNRKVNMRLAAYMVGVRKMAEASRFRGWI; the protein is encoded by the coding sequence ATGACAGCCCAAAATACTACAGACCAAAAATCCGACAATCATCATGAAAATGACAATGTGCTCAAATCCACGCAATCCGTGATCGCGGATGCGCTCGATAAATTAGGATATTCTTCCGAAGTTTTTGAGTTGCTTAAAGAACCGATCCGTATGCTTACTGTCCGCATACCGGTTAAAATGGATGATGGAAGCACTACAATTTTTACAGGATATCGTGCCCAGCATAATGATGCTGTTGGTCCAACAAAGGGCGGCGTTCGTTTTCATCCGAATGTATCAGAAACAGAAGTTAAAGCGCTATCAATTTGGATGAGTTTAAAAGCAGGAATTGTAGATCTGCCATACGGCGGCGGTAAAGGCGGAATCATCTGTGATCCGCGTACGATGTCTTTCAGAGAGCTTGAAAGATTGAGCCGCGGATATGTACGAGCTATCAGTCAGCTTGTAGGACCTACAAAAGATATCCCTGCTCCTGATGTATTTACAAATTCGCAGATTATGGCTTGGATGATGGATGAATACAGCAGAATCAGAGAGTTTGACTCACCTGGTTTTATCACTGGCAAACCTCTTGTACTTGGTGGATCTCACGGACGTGAAACAGCTACGGCAAAAGGTGTTACGATCTGTATTCGAGAAGCTGCTGCAAAAAAAGGTATTCAGCTTGAAGGCGCTCGCGTCGTTGTACAGGGATTTGGTAATGCAGGAAGCTTCCTTGCTAAATTCATGCACGATGCTGGAGCGAAAGTTATCGCGATTTCAGATGCTTATGGAGGTCTTCATGACCCTGAAGGACTTGATATCGATTATCTGCTTGAGAGAAGAGACAGCTTTGGTACGGTTACTAAATTATTTAAAGACACAATAACAAATCAAGAACTGTTAGAACTTGATTGCGATATTTTAGTGCCTGCTGCGATCGAAAATCAGATTACAGAGAAAAATGCTAACCAGATTAAAGCAACAATTGTTGTAGAGGCAGCAAATGGGCCGACAACTCTTGAAGCAACTCGAATCTTATCAGAAAGAGGAGTCCTGCTTGTACCTGACGTATTAGCAAGTGCTGGCGGAGTAACAGTTTCTTACTTTGAATGGGTTCAAAACAACCAAGGATACTATTGGACTGAAGAAGAAGTTGAAGAGAAGCTTGAAAAAGTGATGGTTAAATCGTTTGATACGGTTTATACAACAGCTATGAACAGAAAAGTTAACATGAGACTTGCGGCTTATATGGTCGGTGTTCGTAAGATGGCTGAGGCTTCCCGTTTCAGAGGCTGGATTTAA
- a CDS encoding D-alanine--D-alanine ligase family protein produces MKIAVLYGGVSAEREVSLSTGKQIIAALESKGHDVIGIDFHPSRLHELLDIEADVVFLGLHGKYGEDGRLQGLLDMLNIPYVGSGALASGIAMDKAKSKQFFKEAGINIAKEKVLYKKSYKEDQTELSFDFPAVVKPNREGSTIGLTIAQNREELLKGIAEAFMHDDTVLVEQFVSGKEVTVAVMGEHGHMQALPVVEIEPKNAYYDYESKYAEGGSIHYVPARLDEETTALLQKQAVIAHEVLGCEVYSRVDFIVPYDGTEPVILEVNTLPGMTPTSLFPDAAKEIGMDYPAMIEKLIELSLKK; encoded by the coding sequence ATGAAAATTGCAGTCTTATATGGCGGGGTATCTGCTGAACGGGAAGTATCACTATCTACAGGAAAACAAATTATTGCTGCTCTTGAAAGCAAGGGACATGACGTTATTGGTATCGATTTTCATCCATCACGATTACATGAGTTGCTCGATATAGAAGCAGATGTTGTCTTTTTGGGACTTCACGGTAAGTATGGTGAGGACGGACGTCTTCAAGGACTTTTAGATATGTTGAATATCCCGTATGTAGGATCTGGGGCTTTAGCTTCAGGGATTGCAATGGATAAAGCAAAATCAAAACAGTTCTTTAAAGAAGCAGGCATTAATATAGCAAAAGAAAAGGTATTATACAAAAAATCTTATAAAGAAGATCAGACAGAATTATCTTTCGATTTTCCTGCTGTAGTTAAGCCAAATAGAGAAGGATCAACAATAGGGTTAACAATTGCTCAAAACAGGGAAGAACTTCTTAAAGGGATCGCTGAGGCATTCATGCATGATGATACTGTCCTTGTAGAACAATTTGTAAGCGGGAAAGAGGTAACAGTTGCTGTTATGGGTGAACACGGCCATATGCAAGCATTGCCGGTCGTAGAGATTGAGCCTAAAAATGCCTATTATGATTATGAATCGAAATATGCTGAGGGTGGAAGCATACACTATGTTCCTGCGAGATTAGATGAAGAAACAACGGCACTTTTACAGAAGCAGGCTGTTATTGCTCACGAAGTTCTAGGGTGCGAAGTATATTCCCGTGTAGATTTTATCGTTCCTTACGATGGCACAGAGCCTGTTATTTTAGAAGTGAACACACTGCCTGGTATGACACCGACAAGTCTTTTCCCAGATGCAGCTAAGGAAATAGGCATGGATTATCCTGCTATGATTGAAAAATTAATCGAGCTATCATTAAAGAAATAG
- a CDS encoding genetic competence negative regulator produces the protein MRVERLTYNKIKIFLTFDDLNERGISKEEIWQDIPKVHQLFRDMMTEADDEVGFKADGPIAVEVFSLPAQGMVVIVTKGINEYDLEEEYDEDYIEMQVTLDENDEIFYEFSSFEDVILLANRLHSLEIKGGRLFSFNNHFYLKFEEEEVKPLNLDLFIAILAEFGSSSTITSYRVIEYGKELMKAEAVKELHRYFK, from the coding sequence ATGCGGGTAGAACGGTTAACCTATAATAAAATAAAGATCTTCCTAACTTTTGATGATTTGAATGAACGTGGTATTTCAAAAGAAGAAATATGGCAGGACATTCCGAAAGTGCATCAGCTTTTCCGTGATATGATGACTGAAGCTGATGATGAGGTAGGGTTTAAAGCTGACGGTCCTATTGCGGTTGAAGTATTTTCACTTCCTGCTCAAGGTATGGTTGTTATTGTTACAAAAGGTATCAATGAGTATGATCTGGAAGAGGAATATGATGAAGATTATATAGAGATGCAAGTTACCTTGGATGAGAATGATGAAATTTTTTATGAATTTTCATCCTTTGAAGATGTAATTCTATTGGCGAATCGTCTTCATTCCCTAGAAATAAAGGGTGGCAGATTGTTCTCTTTTAATAATCATTTTTACTTAAAGTTTGAAGAGGAAGAAGTTAAACCACTTAATCTGGATCTATTTATTGCAATTCTTGCTGAATTCGGAAGTTCCTCAACAATTACAAGCTATAGAGTAATCGAATATGGAAAAGAACTAATGAAGGCTGAAGCTGTAAAAGAGCTTCATCGTTATTTTAAATAA
- a CDS encoding MerR family transcriptional regulator: MSCEGKYNIKAVSKMLGIQAGTLRAWERRYSIVQPHRNEAGHRLYTDEQVYILKWLVNKVNQGFTISQAVDVAQNGELYKEPAPFSIENTDRAAEMSNMILDALLSFQEKKANDLLSQAFSMYNLEKVIIDILGTLLVQVGHLWEDQKITVAHEHFTSSFLRTKIGQLMQWLPSDPYLPKVIAGCGIDEEHELGLQMFTLFLRRKGFEVIYLGHGIPEKDFEVVIKEVEPRMVFLSCTIVEPATKTLRWAENLLGKFPETSFGVGGSAVSHLSSEVRGTYSDLLIGSTKAEWEDWISKRLKNK, translated from the coding sequence ATGTCTTGTGAAGGGAAGTACAACATTAAAGCGGTCTCCAAAATGCTCGGCATACAAGCTGGTACACTTAGAGCCTGGGAAAGACGCTATTCTATTGTTCAGCCTCATCGGAATGAAGCTGGACACCGATTATATACCGATGAACAAGTATACATATTAAAATGGCTAGTGAATAAAGTTAATCAAGGATTCACAATTAGCCAAGCGGTCGACGTTGCCCAGAATGGGGAACTCTATAAAGAACCTGCACCTTTTTCAATTGAAAATACTGATCGTGCTGCTGAAATGTCTAATATGATTTTAGATGCTTTGCTTTCATTTCAGGAAAAGAAAGCTAACGATCTATTAAGTCAGGCATTCAGCATGTATAATTTGGAAAAAGTCATAATTGATATTTTGGGTACATTATTAGTACAGGTAGGCCATCTTTGGGAAGATCAAAAAATAACAGTTGCTCACGAACACTTTACTTCATCCTTTTTACGGACTAAAATAGGACAACTTATGCAATGGCTTCCTTCAGACCCGTATTTGCCTAAGGTTATTGCAGGCTGCGGTATAGACGAGGAACATGAATTAGGTCTCCAGATGTTTACGCTGTTTTTAAGAAGGAAAGGGTTCGAAGTGATCTATTTGGGTCACGGAATTCCAGAGAAAGATTTTGAGGTTGTAATAAAAGAAGTAGAACCTAGGATGGTATTTTTATCGTGTACCATAGTGGAGCCAGCAACAAAAACATTAAGATGGGCTGAAAATCTTCTTGGGAAGTTCCCTGAAACTTCTTTTGGAGTGGGTGGATCTGCTGTAAGCCACCTGTCTTCAGAAGTTAGGGGGACATATAGTGATCTGTTAATCGGCAGCACAAAAGCAGAATGGGAAGACTGGATTTCTAAGAGACTTAAAAATAAATAA
- a CDS encoding metallophosphoesterase — translation MIYIFLLAAFTLLLYMYIEAHRNRVSIDTVNIDKLPVSFKNFKIFFISDVHRRTITIKLVEKAKKADIVIIGGDLVEKGVPMDRVEDNIKMLSKIGPVHFVWGNNDYDVDINYLKNTISDNGAIILDNTCISLKRNNEVLDIAGINDLSFGKDRLEDAVMNCSSSCRILISHNPDISRKIKKEYQIRLVLSGHTHGGQIRLGPLGIAKRGGWYDEGYYKLLVSNGFGATHLPLRFGAPCEAHLITLN, via the coding sequence ATGATTTACATTTTTTTATTAGCTGCATTTACACTTTTACTATATATGTATATTGAAGCACACAGAAATCGTGTCAGTATAGATACGGTAAACATAGACAAACTCCCTGTTTCTTTTAAGAATTTTAAAATCTTTTTCATTTCAGACGTCCATCGAAGAACGATTACAATTAAACTTGTTGAAAAAGCAAAAAAAGCAGACATTGTAATTATCGGAGGGGACTTGGTGGAAAAAGGAGTTCCGATGGACAGAGTGGAAGATAATATAAAGATGCTGTCTAAAATTGGACCTGTTCATTTTGTATGGGGAAACAATGATTATGATGTAGATATAAATTATTTAAAGAACACTATATCAGATAATGGTGCAATCATTTTAGATAATACATGTATTTCTTTGAAAAGAAATAATGAAGTTCTTGATATTGCTGGGATAAACGATCTTTCTTTCGGAAAAGACAGATTGGAAGATGCCGTAATGAATTGCAGTTCTTCATGCCGTATCCTTATTAGTCACAATCCAGATATATCCAGGAAAATTAAGAAAGAGTATCAGATTCGTTTAGTGCTGTCAGGACATACACACGGTGGCCAGATCAGGCTGGGGCCACTAGGAATCGCCAAAAGAGGCGGATGGTACGATGAAGGATATTATAAGCTTTTAGTCAGCAACGGATTTGGTGCAACGCATTTGCCTCTTCGATTTGGAGCGCCTTGTGAAGCACATCTGATTACTCTGAATTAA
- a CDS encoding DUF2663 family protein, with protein MNALSHWRIKPFVNELTSIVLAQLVEKKAEKDRWKKAINQWGSSMIFVVIATFVYLYFFKLPDASSFENPLTLIFGDEMVWICTIFIIFSSFQMIWMKKKYKKADDDFEAIRSDFIDRNEEWWSDEEQWNQRHIVFEFMKKEYNINIFHK; from the coding sequence ATGAACGCATTGAGTCACTGGAGGATAAAGCCTTTTGTTAATGAGCTGACAAGCATCGTTTTAGCCCAGCTTGTAGAAAAGAAAGCAGAAAAAGACAGATGGAAAAAAGCAATTAATCAATGGGGATCGTCAATGATCTTTGTTGTAATTGCTACCTTTGTTTATCTCTATTTTTTTAAACTTCCTGATGCATCATCCTTTGAAAATCCGTTAACCCTGATTTTTGGAGATGAGATGGTTTGGATCTGTACAATATTTATTATTTTCTCTAGTTTTCAAATGATTTGGATGAAAAAAAAGTACAAAAAAGCAGATGATGATTTCGAAGCGATCCGTTCAGATTTTATTGACCGAAATGAAGAATGGTGGAGCGATGAGGAACAATGGAATCAGAGGCATATCGTATTTGAATTTATGAAAAAAGAATACAACATTAATATCTTTCACAAATAG
- a CDS encoding CPBP family intramembrane glutamic endopeptidase: MNNSQEGKLIDDFTPKELLVNVYISQGLFLVIAIGIAFFFDVSFPWNMDIPLTNKYLLLAGATGLFLPFLSIELKKRLPDHYLDDGGINDKIFSSLSYPHIFILTGIIAFAEEWLFRGVLQPLLGLVITSLIFSLLHVRYIKKPLLFSIVTLLSFWLGLLYEISGTIWVPFFAHYLIDFISGCWIAREHKKGKKDTENGV; the protein is encoded by the coding sequence ATGAATAATTCCCAAGAAGGAAAGTTGATTGATGATTTTACTCCAAAAGAATTATTAGTGAATGTTTATATCTCACAAGGTTTATTTTTAGTTATCGCTATTGGAATTGCTTTTTTCTTTGATGTTTCTTTTCCGTGGAATATGGATATTCCCCTAACGAATAAATATCTGCTTTTAGCCGGAGCAACCGGATTGTTTTTACCATTTTTATCTATAGAATTAAAAAAAAGGCTTCCTGATCATTATTTGGATGATGGCGGGATTAATGATAAAATCTTCAGTTCTCTGTCATATCCTCATATCTTTATTTTGACAGGTATTATTGCATTTGCAGAGGAATGGCTTTTTCGCGGGGTCTTACAACCTTTATTAGGTTTAGTTATTACAAGCCTTATCTTTTCACTTCTTCATGTCAGGTACATTAAAAAGCCATTATTATTCAGTATTGTGACCCTTTTAAGTTTTTGGTTAGGGCTATTATATGAGATATCTGGAACAATCTGGGTTCCTTTTTTTGCTCATTACTTAATTGATTTTATTTCAGGCTGCTGGATTGCCAGAGAACATAAAAAAGGCAAAAAAGACACCGAGAATGGAGTGTGA